DNA from Gracilinanus agilis isolate LMUSP501 chromosome 3, AgileGrace, whole genome shotgun sequence:
ATGCCTACTGGGTTCCAATTGTCCTCAAGCAGTATCTAGGCTCTGTCAGGGAGAATTCTCTCAAGTAAATGATGGTTGTGAATGGAAGCAGGTGGTTTCCTTTCCCTTCTGAGGACTCTTTTAGCTGAATGGGAGTTGGAGCAGCCAAAGCAGAGAGGAAAGAGTGCTTAATGGAAGAAACCTCAGGCATGTACTCCTAGGTATGTACGGAGCATGGGCTTAGTATGCCCTGCGTTGGTGAATCCTCAAGGCTTCAAATGCTCATACTGATTTGAACTGAGGGAGGGAATTTTTGAATCTTTAAACTACTGCTTCTAGTTGTCAGGGTACATAGGATCAATAGTGAAAGAGAGGCTATTCCTAGAGGCTGAAggaactgggatttgaacacatCCCCACATACACAACTTTTATTCGGCAGAAAGTTTTGAAATGCTTGattatgtgtatttgtatgtgtatgcataGTCACACACAAATGTATTTTGGTTTTGTCCAGACCTGTGAGTTCATAGATATAGGAAATTGTGGGTCTCTACTAATTGAGAAGAGTTGTTGTTGGGCAATCTAGAGCCTGAGATTAAATGATTAGCCCAGGATCATAAGccattattgatatttgaacttgaatctttcTCAAAAATTCTCCATCAATTATGCTATACTGCTTCCTTCTACATTTATGTACACATATTGGGATAATTCTAAttcttatgtttttcttgataTCTAGTCTAAGCTTATCTCTTTAAAACTTCTACCccttttcctagtttttcctcTTGGAGCCGAGTAGATATCTCTTCTTGCTTCCAATTTCAATTAGTATTCTTTTTACTAAGCCAAATATCCATGGTTTCTTCAATTGAATCAGATATAGCATGAATTTCAATGAAATGTCTGtccaaaatatacatatatggcTGCCTGTATAGCTGTATATTGTTGTCTGGGCAACTTACTTTTTCAACTATTTTGTTTTGCAAGTATATTTGGTTGGCATACTTTCTTATACATATAGAACAATTTCATCGAGTTGTATGTTGAATACTTGGAGAACTTTACTATCaaaaaggaattctttctttGGTTTATATTCTATGGAGGACATCTTTTTATTGGCATTGACAAAGGTGAGATTATGGGGTCTTCTTTTATACCCTGCCTCAGTGAGCCAATATGGATTAATTTATCCAATTGTATGTCAATTGACATACCATGCAGTCCATAAGACAAAGAACAGTTAATGTTCACAGATAGTTTAAGAACTGTGTAATTATAAGCACCTCTCACTCCATTGCTATTTCTTCACTGCCTCTGAAGATGCAGTCTGTCAGCCTGCTCAAGTAGTTCCCATTTAATAGAACCAACCAGAGACTATGCTTAGCTAACATTATCCTTCAAGAATTCAAGATCACTTCCATGTGATTGTGAGTTGTTGGAGTAGCTGCACAATGGCATAGGGATAACTAAGCTGAAAAGGCTTCAGGTATGTGCTCACTGACAAGCTATGTCTGATGACTGAAGATCAgtgaatcagtcaacaagcagttattaagaacttactattttcTTGGGTGTATCGGATGTTCAGGAAGGACCAGAACCTTTGGTGTGAGAACTAAGTCCTTTCCAGGAACAATTATCCATCCTTGAGGCTCACTTCTCattcagctctcacctgtggctccatgTCCAtatcagcagatgggctaaacttaGTTGAAGATAACCAAAAGGCTTTACACTCGTTGGTGAGTTAGTGGGATGTCTATTccaggcatatgaagacttccccagaggaatgggcagataagaacaatttgttccaatgactctgaaggcagctgaagcactgtggagtgcttataGAGCTCAGCCAGACACTGAAAATGTCAAAGCCATTCACCATATCAGAGGCCATCACCTGTTGTTCTGACTTTTTGccttaccactggactttgatgactctcaAAGAAAGAgaggccaatgactttgtgcaactctgcctcacttacgTCTAACTCATGAGCAAGTCAAAACATCATTCCCATGATGTCAATGATCTTCTTTGAAAGGATGGAAAATAACAACATGCTTGGCACAGTGCTAAATTCTAGAtgcaaaaacaagcaaaaaaaacccactttctctgtttttaaggaacttacattctcttGGGGGAAGAAAACCCATATATGTATTTTTGGACAGACATTTCATTGAAATTCAGCTCTATCTGATTCAGCTGAAGAAACCATGGATATCTGGCTTGGAAAAAGGAGGTGATAATGAGAGTGAGTCCCAAATGGAGTAAGAGGTACATATTGGGGGACTCGCAGAATGGCTAAGTCTGGAGAGTAAGGAATGGTTGATCTGGGTCCTTCCCCAAAATGGAGCCTGGGAAACCACCAGTGGGAGAAGTGGCCTGCAAGACAACCAAGGTTTGAAAAGTCTCATTGTTGGAAGTCTGGATATCAGGAGTTGGGGGGAAATGGTTACCCAGCCCCGCCCACGTAGCAGATTGGCTCCTCCAACGCCCCATAAGGTGTCGTTATTGTTGCGTGACCACCGGAAGCCCATTCCCTGGGCTCGAGGGTCTCAGGCCACTTTTCCTGAGACGGGTGGAAGGACTGGTGGTTTTAGACTGCCCCAGCAGGACTGCTATGGACGAGTTGGCTGAGTTGTATCTagagaaggcagaagagagctCTGTGTTGGACGAGGTGCCGGTCATTGGCAGCCCAGAGCCCATCCCAGGAGCTGTCCAAACGCCAGATAGGTCCCCAGAGGAAACTGATGGAGAAGGTTACGGGGACTCACAGGAAGCTACTGCTGAAGACCCGGAGCTCGAGGACCAGGAAACATCTGATTTTATAGGAAATGGAAGGGAGGACTCATCATTACTTCCTCTTGCGGCCAAGAAGATGAAGATAGAAactaaggagagaaaagagaaaaagcacaAAGTAGATGAAgatgaaattgaaaggatgcaAATCctagtttcttccttttctgaagaACAGCTAAACCGTTATGAAATGTACCGTCGATCAGCATTCCCTAAGGCCACTATTAAACGGCTGATCCAGACTATTACTGGCACCTTAGTCTCCCAGAATGTCGTCATTGCCATGTCAGGCATTTGTAAGGTATTCGTTGGAGAAGTAATAGTAGAAGCTTTGGATGTGTGTGAGAAATGGGGAGAGCTGCCGCCACTACAGCCCAAACACATGAGGGAGGCTGTTCGAAGACTGAAGTCAAGGGGGCAGATTCCTaactcaaaacacaaaaaaataatctttcaCTAAGTCCAGGGAGTTACTTAAGATGTActgctgaaaatgaaagaaatgactgACCTATTTCTTCTCATGGTGTTACTGTGCATAGACTGTTGCCCAGATGTCCCTGTCCTCTAAAGACACCGTGATTGAACATCTGCCCTCAAATAATGGGACATCTGCCCTTAAATCTTCAAGATCAAATCTGCCAGGTTAGGAACTGAAACTAGAGagacaaacaaaagaagaaaatatattaaattttttttcacatctagAAATTCCTTCCAAAGAAGGAATGAATTCAACAGAAGGCAGaaactaaatggaaaaataaattatttttcataagcaTGACATAAATAtgtagtaaaaatgaaaaagagtttattttaatgtgaaaagtatcttagaagaaaaagtaataaatCTTACTCAAAAACTGGAATCCTTGAAAACTAGAGTAGACCAATGAGAAATCTGTGAAACAGCAAGAAATATTGGAACAAAATCAAAAgcctggaaaaaatagaagaaaaggtaaaatacTATCAAAAATAACTTACCTGGGAAAAGATCGAGGAGAGATGATTTACAACTCATTGGCCTACTTGAATGTTTTTTTTAGATGTTTCTTctagatgttttttttaaaagcctggaTGTTATACTTCAagaaaaccatttttttaaaagaaagaaacaaagaaacagccTAGATCTATTTATTGAAACCAGAAGGCAAAGTAAAGTTAAAAGTATCAACTGATCACCTCCTTAAAGGAATCCCCAAAGGAAAAGTGCCAGGAATGTCATAGACAAAGTAAAGAGCTCTtatcaatggaaaaatattgcaaacatccAGAAAAAAAGTAGTTTAAGTATAAAGAGCCCAAAGTCAGTATCACCCAAGGACTGGCAGCTTCTCCTACAAATGAGAAattttggaatacaatattcctaaaggcaagagagataggcttacagccaagaataacttacccttATCTCCAAGTATAATCCTGtaagggaaaaacatgaataaacTCACTTAAGTTCTTTtggcctgagtttcttcatctataaaatggggttggaTTAAAAGGCAATATTATATGCAATGAGGAACTAGTACTAAATCTGGTTTGGTGTCTTCTTGTGCAAAAGGGATGGGATTACAATTGTTTCAGTGCGCATTTCTTACTCTAAATATGATACCCCATGTACAGTGACTGGCTCAGAATTGTATAAAGAAGATCCCAGTGCATCAGCATCCCCTTTGTCTTTGAGTTATATTCTTTTGGGAAGGATTCACAGAACAGCACCCTACTGGGGTCTCCATATGGTTCAAAAGTTTAGACAACTATGTTTGAAATTGTCTGTGGGTGTCCTGAAACTACTTTAAATGTCTACTGAAGACCTTGTTAAAACTTTGGTTTCAAAATACAGTTTGGAGTGCAATGGTTTCAAGTAAAAGGATGTAAGCTTTTTCAGAAAGTTATGTCCAAGAAACCCTGTAAAAGTTGCTAGGGAGTTGCTAAGGGAGATTATATTTAAATTGTCAGTAATTCCTAACCAGAAGCTACTACTAAGGAATGCCGATGGGAAAGAAAAGTTTCCAACGGCCAAATGGAAAATTacctttttctgacatgggaaaAAAATAGTCATGGAGTTTTTCCCACTATAAGTGGCATCATGTGCCTAAGTaattttaaatctttctcttttgcttgtgTCATAGAAAAGGTTATAGAAGAACCAGTGGGAATGGGTTTTCCAGAAAGTCATGTGAGCATTGATTCATTTTTCTATAGCATTAaaagttttgcaaagtgttttcctcaTAGCAAGCTAGTGAAACATGTATGCaagtattattgttcccattttggtAGGGAAATGGAGgatttgagaaattaagtgattagTCCACAATGATATGAATAGTTTATCAGGTGAGGTTTAAACCAGTTTGCTTGTTTTCACGTCAAATGACATGTCCTCAAAAAACACAGCAATCATTAAAATGAAATCAGGACGAGTTTATACATAGTGCAGAGTGGGTACCTGGTagtattaaaaacaacaacaaaaaaactttgttttatgagatggctttctgggaggaaaaatgagaggaatactggagaaaacaatgtaaaaatgcatcaataaaaacattaaaaaaacaacaaaacattggtcttggaatcaggagatctgggtttgaaaaTTTGCTTTAGGTGCTTCTAGATGTAGCATTAATCTTCACCATTAGCATCTGAGCAGggattttatttgcttttattatcACCAACACTTGCCACAGTGCTAGATACATGGTAAA
Protein-coding regions in this window:
- the LOC123239136 gene encoding transcription initiation factor TFIID subunit 11-like, with translation MDELAELYLEKAEESSVLDEVPVIGSPEPIPGAVQTPDRSPEETDGEGYGDSQEATAEDPELEDQETSDFIGNGREDSSLLPLAAKKMKIETKERKEKKHKVDEDEIERMQILVSSFSEEQLNRYEMYRRSAFPKATIKRLIQTITGTLVSQNVVIAMSGICKVFVGEVIVEALDVCEKWGELPPLQPKHMREAVRRLKSRGQIPNSKHKKIIFH